The Chryseobacterium nakagawai genome has a segment encoding these proteins:
- the fabF gene encoding beta-ketoacyl-ACP synthase II, whose amino-acid sequence MKRVVITGLGAVTPLGNNVEDFWQNSINGASGAGLITHFDSEKFKVHFACEVKGFDPKLHLTHNEIKRSDLFTQYAMYASAEAIQDSGLDLEKMDPFDSGVIWGTGQGGMWTFEKEVMDFAQGDGTPRFNPFFVPKFIANMASGMISMKYGLQGINYTTVSACATGNTALMDAFNYIRLGKAKVIISGGSEAAITPASIGGFSIMKAMSTRNDDFATASRPYDAERDGFVMGEGAGALVLEEYEHAVARGAKIYAELAGAAMTADAYHMTAPHPEGVGAIKAMHLAIKEAGANIEDIDYINPHATSTPLGDLVELKAINNAFKGSKNLDISATKSMTGHLLGAAGAVEAILSIKAIQNGIIPPTINLHSIDESIPKDINIVFGEAKEKEINFALSNAFGFGGHNATLVFKKFS is encoded by the coding sequence ATGAAAAGAGTTGTCATTACAGGATTGGGCGCAGTGACACCCTTGGGAAATAATGTCGAAGATTTTTGGCAGAACAGTATTAACGGAGCTAGCGGAGCAGGGTTAATCACTCATTTCGATTCAGAAAAATTTAAAGTACACTTTGCTTGTGAGGTAAAAGGTTTTGATCCGAAGCTACATCTTACTCACAACGAAATCAAAAGAAGTGATCTTTTTACACAATATGCAATGTATGCTTCAGCAGAGGCAATACAGGATTCCGGCTTAGACCTTGAAAAAATGGATCCTTTCGATTCAGGAGTAATCTGGGGAACAGGACAGGGCGGAATGTGGACTTTTGAAAAGGAAGTAATGGATTTTGCACAGGGTGATGGAACTCCTCGTTTTAATCCGTTCTTTGTCCCTAAATTTATTGCCAATATGGCTTCAGGGATGATTTCCATGAAATACGGACTTCAGGGGATCAATTATACAACCGTTTCTGCCTGTGCAACAGGAAATACAGCATTGATGGATGCCTTCAATTACATCCGTCTCGGGAAAGCTAAAGTAATCATCAGTGGAGGTTCTGAAGCTGCTATTACTCCCGCTTCAATAGGAGGGTTCTCTATTATGAAGGCCATGTCTACAAGAAACGATGACTTTGCTACAGCCAGCCGTCCTTATGATGCAGAAAGAGATGGCTTTGTAATGGGTGAAGGCGCAGGAGCATTGGTTCTTGAAGAATACGAACATGCAGTGGCTAGAGGAGCAAAAATCTATGCAGAATTAGCAGGTGCAGCCATGACGGCAGATGCATATCACATGACAGCACCTCATCCTGAAGGGGTTGGAGCCATCAAGGCAATGCATTTAGCCATAAAAGAAGCAGGTGCTAATATAGAGGACATTGATTATATTAATCCACATGCTACTTCTACTCCATTAGGAGATCTGGTTGAATTAAAAGCCATTAATAATGCTTTTAAAGGAAGTAAAAATCTTGATATCAGTGCAACGAAGTCAATGACCGGGCACCTATTAGGTGCTGCCGGAGCTGTTGAAGCCATCCTTTCTATTAAGGCTATTCAGAATGGTATTATTCCACCAACCATCAATCTTCACAGCATTGATGAGAGCATTCCGAAAGATATTAATATTGTTTTCGGAGAGGCTAAGGAAAAAGAGATCAATTTTGCATTGAGCAATGCTTTTGGCTTTGGAGGACACAATGCTACTTTAGTTTTTAAGAAGTTTTCTTAA
- a CDS encoding acetyl-CoA C-acetyltransferase — METKKVAIVGYNRIPFARMNTAYSEKGNQELLLAALNGLIDRYHLQGKLLGEVAGGAVIKHISESNLIRETVMNTSLNPATPACDLQQACDTGIEAAIYIGNKIALGQIESGIACGVEAMSNIPFESSPRLRKALLKANKEKSAFGKIKQLLSPKLKDWMPIPYKGQEPKTGLVMGEHTEITAKYYKIPREDQDELALKSHQNMAKAYDEGFFDDMITPAYGLEKDNNLRRDTSLEKLSQLKPAFDKQNGTLTAGNSTPFTDGASSVLLASEEWAKANNLPILAYITFSELAGIEYVENKQNLLLAPVFAAERMLKKAGMNLEDFDYYEIHEAFAAQVLATLKIWENDDLAQQFGLEKALGKIDRSKLNVKGGSLAAAHPFAATGGRIIATLAKLLNEKGSGKGFISICAARGQGVTMILEK, encoded by the coding sequence ATGGAAACAAAAAAAGTGGCTATTGTAGGATACAACAGAATCCCATTTGCCAGAATGAATACCGCCTATTCGGAAAAAGGTAATCAGGAGCTTTTACTGGCTGCTCTGAATGGTTTGATAGACCGTTATCACTTACAGGGTAAATTACTTGGAGAAGTAGCTGGTGGTGCAGTTATCAAACATATCTCTGAAAGCAATCTCATCAGAGAAACGGTAATGAATACATCATTGAACCCTGCCACTCCTGCCTGCGATCTTCAACAGGCTTGTGATACAGGAATTGAAGCGGCTATCTATATCGGAAATAAAATTGCTCTTGGACAAATAGAAAGTGGTATTGCCTGTGGTGTAGAAGCCATGAGTAATATTCCTTTTGAATCTTCTCCCCGATTGAGAAAAGCTCTTTTAAAAGCAAATAAAGAAAAATCTGCATTTGGAAAAATAAAACAGTTATTAAGTCCAAAGCTAAAAGACTGGATGCCCATCCCTTACAAGGGCCAGGAACCGAAGACAGGTTTGGTAATGGGAGAACATACTGAAATAACAGCAAAATATTATAAAATTCCAAGGGAAGATCAGGATGAATTGGCTTTGAAAAGTCATCAGAATATGGCCAAAGCTTATGATGAGGGATTCTTCGATGATATGATTACCCCTGCCTATGGCTTGGAGAAAGATAATAATCTACGTCGTGATACCAGCCTTGAAAAACTATCCCAATTAAAACCAGCTTTTGATAAGCAAAACGGAACTTTAACAGCAGGAAATTCTACTCCTTTTACAGATGGAGCTTCTTCTGTTTTATTAGCTAGTGAAGAATGGGCTAAAGCTAATAATCTTCCTATTTTAGCTTATATTACATTTTCAGAGCTTGCTGGGATAGAATATGTTGAAAACAAACAGAATTTGTTATTGGCTCCTGTTTTCGCAGCAGAAAGAATGCTAAAAAAAGCAGGAATGAATTTAGAAGACTTCGACTATTACGAAATTCATGAAGCCTTTGCTGCTCAAGTGCTGGCCACCCTCAAAATTTGGGAAAATGATGATCTGGCTCAACAGTTCGGACTAGAAAAAGCCCTTGGAAAGATAGACAGAAGTAAACTCAATGTAAAAGGCGGAAGTCTTGCAGCCGCTCATCCTTTTGCAGCAACAGGCGGAAGAATAATAGCCACCTTAGCCAAACTCCTGAATGAAAAAGGAAGCGGAAAAGGTTTTATTTCCATTTGTGCTGCCCGCGGACAAGGGGTAACAATGATCTTAGAAAAGTAG
- a CDS encoding TetR/AcrR family transcriptional regulator encodes MSKAEKTKQFIIEKTATLFNTKGYSATSLSDITQVTGLTKGSIYGNFENKDQVAIEVYKYNAGLLSKVMNHSLGDQYSTSTDKLHAFVSFYRKNWRSVFSNGGCPLMNAATEADDSFPALKEYVQKSFTLWTEKISAVITQGQKNSELKASINADKYASLFIMLIEGGILLSKTMDDERFLNQALDKVKDMIDHELTIIPS; translated from the coding sequence ATGTCAAAAGCGGAAAAGACAAAACAATTTATCATTGAGAAAACGGCTACTTTGTTCAATACCAAAGGCTATAGTGCTACGTCTTTATCAGATATCACCCAGGTAACCGGACTCACCAAAGGGAGCATTTATGGAAACTTTGAAAACAAAGATCAGGTAGCTATTGAAGTGTATAAATATAATGCAGGACTGCTAAGTAAGGTAATGAACCATTCACTTGGAGATCAATACTCAACCTCAACCGATAAACTTCATGCTTTTGTATCTTTCTACAGGAAAAACTGGCGTTCTGTATTTTCAAACGGAGGTTGTCCTCTAATGAATGCCGCAACGGAAGCTGATGATTCCTTCCCTGCACTTAAAGAATATGTTCAGAAATCATTTACCCTATGGACGGAGAAAATATCTGCAGTGATCACTCAGGGACAAAAAAACAGTGAATTGAAAGCTTCAATAAATGCTGATAAATATGCGTCTTTGTTTATCATGCTTATTGAAGGGGGAATCTTACTTTCAAAAACCATGGATGATGAACGATTCCTGAACCAGGCTCTGGATAAGGTAAAAGATATGATAGATCATGAACTCACAATTATTCCATCATAA
- a CDS encoding OsmC family protein — MRRNATAVWNGTIKEGKGHITTQSTTLNQTQYSFSSRFEDGVGTNPEELLAAAHAGCFTMKLSAELSQAGYTPEELTTKSVITLDPSIGKITKSELTLTAKVPGISEEEFQKYAKIAEEGCPVSAAFNFEITLNATLA, encoded by the coding sequence ATGAGACGTAACGCAACAGCCGTTTGGAACGGCACCATTAAAGAAGGAAAAGGCCATATCACTACACAAAGCACTACTTTAAACCAAACACAATATTCTTTTAGCAGCCGCTTTGAGGATGGTGTAGGAACCAATCCTGAAGAGTTATTGGCTGCTGCCCATGCAGGATGTTTTACGATGAAATTAAGTGCTGAACTTTCTCAAGCGGGTTATACTCCTGAAGAACTAACCACCAAATCAGTCATCACGCTTGATCCAAGCATTGGAAAAATTACCAAATCTGAATTGACCCTTACCGCAAAAGTTCCCGGAATTTCTGAGGAAGAATTTCAGAAATATGCAAAGATTGCAGAAGAAGGTTGTCCTGTAAGTGCAGCATTTAACTTTGAAATTACCCTGAATGCCACGCTAGCTTAA
- a CDS encoding AraC family transcriptional regulator encodes MNGLENILREITPLSPEDSFLVFDRIKASFDFPYHYHPEIEINFVYKGKGYRRMIGDHTGEIGDIELVLVGPNLPHCWANYKCKNKKTHEITIQFNQDFFNQALMQKNILKPINHLIKDSIRGILFSTETAEKLKDSFLNLSKMNSFESFIEIMKILNELAIAEDKTLLSSYSIELETFDDNDKMKVIHDFVHKNFENKITLDTVASLVNMSNVTFNRFIKKRTGKTFINYLNEIRISYAARWLMEKNLTVFEIAFEAGFNNIANFNKVFKSIKKTTPTEFREQFKGVKKIE; translated from the coding sequence ATGAACGGACTAGAAAATATTCTTAGAGAAATAACTCCACTATCTCCTGAAGACAGTTTTCTGGTGTTTGACAGGATCAAGGCTTCATTTGATTTCCCCTATCATTATCATCCGGAGATTGAAATTAATTTTGTGTACAAAGGAAAAGGATATCGCAGAATGATTGGGGACCATACAGGGGAGATCGGAGATATTGAATTGGTTTTAGTAGGACCGAATTTACCACATTGTTGGGCCAATTATAAATGTAAGAACAAGAAAACTCACGAAATTACCATACAGTTTAATCAGGATTTTTTTAATCAGGCATTGATGCAAAAAAATATTCTGAAACCAATTAATCATCTGATTAAGGATTCGATCAGAGGAATTTTATTTTCTACGGAAACTGCTGAAAAACTAAAAGATTCGTTTCTCAATCTATCCAAAATGAACAGTTTTGAATCTTTCATAGAAATTATGAAAATTCTCAACGAGTTAGCCATTGCAGAAGATAAAACGCTTTTGTCTTCTTACAGTATTGAGCTTGAGACTTTTGATGATAATGATAAAATGAAAGTTATCCACGATTTTGTTCATAAGAATTTTGAGAATAAAATAACATTGGATACGGTAGCTTCATTGGTTAATATGAGTAACGTAACATTCAACAGATTCATTAAAAAAAGAACGGGTAAAACGTTTATCAATTATCTTAATGAAATCAGAATAAGCTATGCTGCCCGCTGGCTGATGGAAAAAAATCTTACTGTGTTTGAAATTGCTTTCGAAGCTGGGTTCAATAATATCGCGAACTTTAATAAAGTCTTTAAATCAATTAAAAAGACGACTCCTACTGAATTCAGAGAACAGTTTAAAGGAGTTAAAAAAATTGAATAA
- a CDS encoding SusC/RagA family TonB-linked outer membrane protein — MRKAVIPVLFVFSLSATAQEKKAADTTKTTDIQEVVVTSLGVKRQARALTYSSQQIGGDELTEVKTPNFLNSISGKVSNVQINRTNGVGSSVRVLMRGNKSANSSQPLYVIDGIPIINSVGKSAEASQYSTMPDAGDVLSSINPDDIESINFLKGASASALYGSIGGNGVILITTKKGKAGKSSISYNTSFTVDQAYSLPKLQHSYLSYDPSVSGQTPGVSNESWGAKGASKDYLKDFLQTGTTWVNSLSFQSGTEKSTNYFSIGNTTNKGIVPSSYFDQYNVSFRNSSKYLNDKLTLDANFIGSLQNSINRQTPGVSFSPLVSLYWLPRGVDFDQYNNSNYYYIDKSRLLPGQNWWAIGPDGKFNGNPATQNPYWILNRDKVTVNNKNTYSAISLAYQINPWLSARVRGNYSWNITDSQRGVSAYSDPILITSNGENGRFLQNKYENSSTYGDVLLVGSPKLSEDISLDFTVGGSINTSRNTVTEIDNAYLAIPNLFTLSNLQWNVDRGVGDGFHNISYSTKKQIQSVFASASLGYKNMFFVDMTFRNDWDSTLAYTGTSGYDYESVGANAVLSSIFKLPEAISFWKIRGSYATVGLGLPANLTTAMIPYNSVYGYNVDAGQIVKPKYSLVTNPAYKELFVKPELNKTFEAGTELRLFKNRLSFDITYYNSNASNQLLPLNIDSNLGGLPSGSYYINAGKIQNTGFEASLSYKIFDSEKFGWTANLNGSANKNKIVELFPSRLSGLENQLLALTGGGIYTKLKLGGSFGDIYGVKFLRDDQGRILVDADGKPMADKQIGYLGNPNPKFMLGFNNSFNIGKLGISFLIDGKFGGQVLSLTEKANDLLGVSQNSASARDAGGVAIPNAVYAPGTPNAGTAYTGLTDAKAYYKAVGANQEGAGIDEAYIYSATTVRLRQASIGYTFDIKSSYLKNATVSIVGTNLFFFYKKAPFDPEQVSGNTPGGVGVDSFGIPITRSIGLSLKANF; from the coding sequence ATGAGAAAAGCAGTTATACCGGTTCTATTTGTTTTTTCCCTTTCTGCCACTGCACAGGAAAAAAAAGCGGCCGACACTACGAAGACAACCGATATCCAGGAGGTCGTAGTTACCTCTTTGGGGGTTAAAAGGCAGGCTCGCGCTCTTACTTATTCCAGTCAGCAGATTGGCGGAGATGAGCTTACAGAAGTGAAAACTCCTAATTTTTTAAACTCAATCAGCGGAAAAGTTTCCAATGTACAGATCAATAGAACTAACGGTGTAGGAAGTTCGGTTAGGGTTTTAATGAGAGGAAATAAATCTGCTAATAGCAGTCAACCTTTATATGTAATAGATGGTATTCCCATTATTAACAGCGTTGGAAAATCTGCAGAGGCGAGCCAATACTCTACAATGCCGGATGCAGGAGATGTATTAAGCTCCATCAATCCAGATGATATTGAAAGTATCAACTTCTTAAAAGGTGCTTCCGCTTCTGCTCTTTATGGTTCTATTGGAGGGAATGGTGTAATTCTGATTACCACTAAAAAAGGAAAAGCAGGTAAAAGTTCTATAAGTTATAACACTAGTTTTACAGTAGATCAAGCCTATAGTCTTCCTAAATTACAACATAGTTATCTATCTTATGATCCTTCAGTCTCTGGACAAACTCCTGGTGTTTCCAATGAAAGCTGGGGAGCAAAAGGAGCTTCTAAGGATTATCTAAAAGATTTTCTACAAACTGGTACTACATGGGTTAATAGCCTTTCTTTTCAGTCAGGAACCGAAAAATCAACAAATTATTTCTCAATAGGGAATACCACAAATAAAGGAATTGTTCCTTCTTCTTATTTCGATCAGTACAACGTTTCTTTTAGAAATTCCAGTAAATACCTGAATGATAAGTTAACTCTGGATGCTAATTTTATTGGCTCTTTACAAAACAGCATCAATAGACAGACTCCTGGTGTTTCTTTTTCACCGTTAGTGAGTTTATACTGGTTACCGAGAGGAGTAGATTTTGATCAATATAATAATAGTAACTACTACTATATAGACAAATCGAGATTATTGCCTGGACAAAATTGGTGGGCAATAGGACCAGACGGAAAATTCAATGGAAATCCTGCAACACAAAACCCTTACTGGATATTAAACAGAGATAAAGTTACCGTTAACAATAAAAATACATATAGCGCTATATCATTAGCATATCAAATCAATCCGTGGTTATCAGCAAGAGTAAGAGGGAATTATAGCTGGAATATTACAGATAGCCAAAGAGGTGTTTCTGCCTACTCAGATCCAATTCTGATAACGAGCAACGGAGAAAATGGAAGATTTCTTCAAAACAAATACGAAAACTCTTCTACTTATGGTGATGTTTTATTAGTAGGGAGTCCAAAATTAAGTGAAGACATTTCATTAGACTTTACAGTGGGTGGAAGTATCAATACCTCAAGAAATACAGTAACTGAAATTGATAATGCTTATTTGGCAATTCCGAATTTGTTTACGCTTAGTAATCTGCAGTGGAATGTAGATAGAGGAGTAGGAGATGGTTTTCATAATATAAGCTATAGTACCAAAAAACAAATACAGTCGGTTTTTGCAAGTGCATCTTTGGGGTATAAGAATATGTTCTTTGTGGATATGACTTTTAGAAATGACTGGGATTCCACTTTGGCTTATACAGGAACCAGTGGATATGATTATGAATCTGTGGGTGCTAACGCTGTATTATCTTCAATCTTTAAACTTCCTGAAGCCATTAGCTTTTGGAAAATAAGAGGGTCCTATGCTACAGTAGGATTAGGACTGCCCGCAAATTTGACAACGGCTATGATTCCATATAATAGTGTTTATGGATACAATGTTGATGCCGGTCAAATTGTAAAACCTAAATATTCACTTGTAACAAATCCTGCTTACAAGGAATTATTTGTAAAACCAGAACTTAATAAGACTTTTGAAGCTGGAACTGAACTAAGATTGTTTAAAAACCGTTTAAGTTTTGATATCACCTATTATAATTCAAATGCTTCCAACCAGCTTTTGCCTCTTAATATTGACTCTAACTTAGGAGGTTTACCATCCGGTTCCTATTATATAAATGCCGGAAAAATACAAAATACAGGTTTTGAAGCTTCTCTATCCTATAAAATATTTGATTCAGAAAAATTTGGATGGACGGCTAACTTAAATGGTTCTGCAAACAAAAATAAAATTGTAGAATTGTTCCCTTCTAGGCTCAGTGGTCTTGAAAATCAGCTTCTTGCACTTACGGGTGGTGGTATTTATACAAAACTTAAGTTGGGCGGATCTTTCGGAGACATTTATGGGGTTAAATTTTTGAGAGATGATCAGGGGCGAATTTTAGTAGATGCTGATGGAAAACCTATGGCAGATAAACAGATTGGTTATTTAGGGAATCCTAATCCTAAATTTATGTTAGGATTTAATAACTCTTTTAATATTGGAAAACTGGGAATTTCTTTTCTTATTGATGGGAAATTTGGAGGTCAGGTTCTCTCTCTTACAGAAAAAGCCAATGATTTACTTGGGGTAAGCCAGAACAGTGCTTCAGCCAGAGATGCAGGAGGAGTAGCTATCCCGAATGCGGTATATGCACCAGGAACACCAAATGCAGGAACTGCCTATACTGGATTAACGGATGCTAAAGCTTATTATAAAGCGGTAGGAGCAAATCAGGAAGGAGCAGGAATTGATGAAGCCTATATCTATAGTGCAACCACTGTAAGGCTGCGCCAGGCATCTATAGGATATACTTTTGATATCAAATCTAGCTACCTAAAGAATGCAACGGTAAGTATCGTGGGAACAAACCTATTTTTCTTTTATAAAAAAGCACCGTTTGATCCTGAACAGGTTTCAGGAAACACACCTGGTGGTGTAGGAGTAGATTCTTTTGGTATACCTATTACCAGATCTATCGGATTATCACTAAAAGCTAACTTCTAA
- a CDS encoding SusD/RagB family nutrient-binding outer membrane lipoprotein, translating into MKIINIKTYILGVAVLFSASSCIGDFEEFNQQKVGGPENFYADFTAIVNPMKDIQRGFQSDYQLATNLNADMFSGMFSTASQFNGGTNNLTYLMMDGWNNRIIARQRDVFNNSIVIDDAAKYNYPGIDFTATFAVKKILKILTAARVSDRHGPVVYSKYDTPNANGITDFDSQQDAYNNFITDLTTAISDLQKVQNTPATQNVEDKAVVKRADLIYGGDIAKWTKLANSLKLRFALRMSYADPAKSKKYAEEVFASSAGLISDNADNALISVGQHELSFIIYSWGDCSIGAPIMAYMNGFKDPRISAYANTAKDPATFIAGKPQYIGIRQGIDLINGQPTYGGYSQPAARAASGDYFSGTDGKFKLFTAAETWFLKAEAALRGYSGAGDAQANYQAGITQSFGEWGKSSDLGAYLADGVSTEAPYIDPKNAANNVLVGDAQLSTITIAWNNSDSNEKKLERIITQKWLALYPDGPEAWAEQRRTGYPILFKVRKNDSGGLISTDQMIRRIPFTNDTKNSTFNYSQAVQQLGGPDNGGTKLWWDKK; encoded by the coding sequence ATGAAAATAATTAATATTAAAACTTATATACTTGGAGTAGCTGTGCTTTTTTCTGCCTCCAGTTGTATCGGAGACTTTGAAGAGTTTAATCAGCAGAAAGTTGGAGGTCCGGAAAATTTTTATGCAGATTTTACAGCCATTGTAAATCCTATGAAAGACATCCAAAGAGGTTTTCAGTCAGATTATCAGTTAGCGACCAATCTCAATGCAGATATGTTTAGTGGAATGTTTAGTACGGCATCACAGTTTAATGGAGGAACGAATAATCTTACTTATTTAATGATGGATGGCTGGAATAATAGAATCATTGCAAGACAGCGTGATGTTTTTAATAATTCTATTGTCATAGATGACGCGGCAAAATACAATTATCCCGGAATAGATTTTACAGCAACTTTTGCAGTTAAAAAAATATTAAAAATCCTTACAGCAGCAAGAGTTTCAGATCGCCATGGACCTGTAGTGTATAGTAAATATGACACTCCTAATGCAAACGGGATTACAGATTTCGATTCTCAACAGGATGCTTACAACAATTTTATTACTGATCTTACCACTGCTATTTCTGATTTGCAAAAAGTACAAAATACTCCAGCAACACAGAATGTAGAAGATAAAGCTGTCGTAAAAAGAGCAGATTTGATCTATGGTGGAGATATTGCTAAATGGACAAAACTAGCCAACTCTCTAAAATTGAGATTTGCTTTGCGTATGAGTTATGCTGATCCCGCAAAATCAAAAAAATATGCTGAGGAAGTTTTTGCTTCTTCCGCAGGATTAATATCTGATAATGCAGATAATGCATTGATAAGTGTTGGGCAGCACGAATTAAGTTTTATTATCTATTCATGGGGAGATTGCTCTATAGGGGCACCCATAATGGCTTATATGAATGGCTTCAAAGACCCTAGAATTTCGGCGTATGCCAATACCGCAAAAGATCCGGCAACCTTTATAGCGGGTAAACCTCAATATATAGGAATACGCCAAGGTATTGATTTAATCAATGGGCAGCCAACCTATGGAGGATATTCTCAACCGGCAGCAAGAGCAGCAAGTGGAGATTATTTCTCTGGGACTGATGGAAAATTCAAATTGTTTACTGCCGCTGAAACTTGGTTTTTAAAAGCTGAGGCAGCTTTAAGAGGATATTCGGGAGCAGGTGATGCGCAAGCTAATTATCAAGCGGGTATCACTCAGTCTTTTGGAGAATGGGGGAAAAGTTCTGATCTGGGTGCTTATCTTGCAGATGGTGTTTCTACAGAAGCTCCTTATATTGACCCTAAAAATGCAGCCAATAACGTTCTTGTGGGAGATGCTCAGTTAAGCACCATTACCATTGCCTGGAACAACAGCGATTCGAACGAAAAGAAACTTGAAAGAATCATCACTCAAAAATGGTTGGCTCTTTATCCGGATGGCCCTGAAGCATGGGCTGAACAAAGAAGAACAGGATACCCAATTTTGTTCAAAGTCAGAAAAAATGATAGTGGAGGATTAATTAGTACAGATCAGATGATTAGAAGAATTCCGTTCACAAATGATACAAAAAACTCGACTTTCAATTACTCACAAGCTGTTCAGCAATTAGGAGGCCCTGATAATGGAGGAACCAAGCTATGGTGGGATAAAAAATAA
- a CDS encoding MFS transporter codes for MGKNNSGTRRIQPILWISTLYFAMGVPFVTINAVSGIMYKDMGVSDSQITFWTALIMFSWTLKPLWSPFLEIYKTKKFFVVSTQFAIGILFALVALSLPLHDFFKYSIALFAVVAFCGATHDVVADGTYIGFLSNKEQAKYIGWQGAFYNLAKIISSGALVYAAGVLEKTKGVTHAWMIIMVIYALLFFALAIYHYFILPKENKEEQKDEKTAGNVRKELLEVITSFFTKKKILWCILFIILYRFAEGFAIKIAPLFFKAPRTSGGLGLSTSDIGLIYGTYGSAAFILGSVLAGYFISARGLKKSLIWLCCAFNIPFVVYALLAYYQPVDLLPVGMAVVVEYFGYGFGFVGLMLYMMQQIAPGKHKTAHYAFATGIMNLGVMIPGMFSGMISDWVGYKIFFIWVLIATIPAFLVTLFVPFPYSENQKEGIIN; via the coding sequence ATGGGAAAAAACAACTCCGGAACCCGTCGGATTCAGCCAATTCTCTGGATATCCACATTATATTTTGCAATGGGAGTACCCTTTGTAACCATTAATGCGGTGTCGGGGATCATGTATAAGGATATGGGTGTTTCGGATTCACAGATCACATTCTGGACGGCTTTGATTATGTTTTCATGGACATTAAAGCCACTTTGGAGCCCTTTTCTGGAGATCTATAAAACTAAAAAATTCTTTGTTGTTTCTACCCAGTTTGCCATAGGAATTCTATTTGCTTTGGTTGCCTTAAGTCTGCCTTTGCACGACTTTTTCAAATACAGCATTGCTCTTTTTGCAGTAGTTGCATTTTGTGGAGCAACCCATGATGTAGTAGCAGACGGAACGTATATTGGTTTTCTGAGTAATAAGGAACAGGCTAAGTACATTGGTTGGCAGGGCGCATTTTACAACCTTGCCAAAATTATCAGTAGTGGAGCTTTGGTGTATGCTGCCGGAGTGTTGGAAAAAACAAAAGGAGTTACCCATGCCTGGATGATCATTATGGTGATCTATGCATTATTATTTTTTGCATTAGCGATATATCACTATTTCATTCTGCCAAAAGAAAATAAAGAAGAGCAGAAAGATGAAAAAACGGCAGGTAATGTCCGTAAAGAATTATTGGAAGTCATTACTTCCTTCTTTACCAAGAAGAAAATCCTGTGGTGTATTTTGTTCATTATCCTGTATCGTTTTGCAGAAGGTTTTGCAATAAAGATTGCTCCTTTATTTTTTAAAGCTCCAAGAACTTCAGGTGGATTAGGGTTGTCAACTTCAGATATCGGGCTTATTTATGGAACTTATGGTTCTGCGGCATTCATTCTAGGATCTGTTTTGGCTGGATATTTTATTTCAGCCCGCGGATTGAAAAAATCATTGATATGGCTGTGCTGTGCATTTAATATTCCGTTTGTGGTATATGCATTACTGGCTTATTATCAGCCGGTTGATCTTTTACCTGTAGGAATGGCTGTAGTGGTAGAATATTTTGGATATGGATTTGGTTTTGTGGGATTGATGCTCTATATGATGCAGCAGATTGCTCCCGGAAAACATAAAACAGCCCATTATGCCTTTGCCACAGGAATTATGAACCTTGGAGTAATGATACCGGGAATGTTCAGTGGGATGATTAGTGACTGGGTAGGATATAAAATATTCTTTATCTGGGTGCTGATCGCTACCATTCCTGCATTCCTTGTCACCCTGTTTGTTCCTTTCCCTTATTCAGAAAATCAGAAAGAAGGAATAATCAATTAA